A portion of the Candidatus Pristimantibacillus lignocellulolyticus genome contains these proteins:
- a CDS encoding helix-turn-helix domain-containing protein has protein sequence MSNNFNLDQFYSVVGDNIKKYRLVRNFSLQDLAERVGVTKKTIHRYENAENKIKDDTLKIIADSLNVTITQLTEGAYEAVGMVQHDESENVSLPIVGRISCGTGGLAFDDVEGYEQTPRSWINGGQYFYLRAKGDSMTGARIFEGDLLLIRSQEEVEDGEIAAVLIDDEAVLKKVYKQNGMLVLQSTNPNYSPIIFNGQNENIRIIGKLIKIVINL, from the coding sequence ATGAGCAATAATTTTAATTTAGATCAATTTTACAGCGTTGTTGGTGACAACATAAAAAAATACCGTTTGGTTAGAAATTTTAGTTTGCAAGATCTAGCTGAGCGAGTTGGAGTTACTAAAAAAACTATACACAGATATGAGAATGCTGAGAATAAAATTAAAGATGATACTCTTAAAATTATTGCTGACTCTCTAAATGTTACTATTACTCAACTTACTGAAGGTGCATATGAAGCTGTTGGGATGGTGCAACATGATGAATCGGAAAACGTATCTTTACCAATCGTCGGAAGAATCTCATGCGGTACTGGTGGGTTAGCGTTTGACGATGTAGAAGGATATGAGCAAACACCTAGATCGTGGATTAATGGCGGTCAGTATTTCTATCTACGTGCTAAAGGCGACAGTATGACAGGTGCTAGAATCTTTGAAGGAGACTTGTTGCTTATCCGAAGCCAAGAGGAAGTCGAAGACGGAGAAATTGCAGCTGTGTTAATAGATGATGAAGCAGTTTTAAAAAAGGTTTACAAACAAAATGGTATGCTCGTTTTACAATCAACTAATCCTAATTACTCTCCTATTATCTTCAATGGGCAGAATGAAAATATACGTATCATCGGTAAATTAATTAAAATTGTTATTAATTTATAG
- a CDS encoding MBL fold metallo-hydrolase, producing MIKITPLASSSAGNAYHITDGETALLLDAGLSFKEIQKGVNFKVSELEGCLITHNHIDHVKGLKELANKGVEVYLSQGTSDALDYAHHRFNITGSFQEFKIGSWVIIPFDVQHDVDEPLGYLLINKLGETLLFATDTYYIKYKFSGITHMLIECNYSELIVKRQIELASDLDDSKNLVSRYKRLLKSHFSLENMIDFLRANDLSKLKEVWLIHLSDSNSDEALFKQEIQKLTGVPVYVADK from the coding sequence ATGATCAAGATAACTCCACTTGCTAGTAGCTCAGCAGGAAATGCCTATCACATCACAGACGGAGAGACAGCGTTGTTGCTTGACGCTGGACTCTCATTCAAGGAAATACAGAAGGGTGTTAATTTCAAAGTTTCAGAACTTGAAGGATGTCTAATCACGCACAATCACATTGACCATGTAAAAGGCTTAAAGGAGCTAGCTAACAAAGGTGTTGAAGTGTACTTGTCACAAGGTACGAGTGATGCACTAGACTATGCGCACCATCGTTTCAATATCACAGGATCATTTCAAGAGTTCAAGATTGGATCATGGGTAATCATTCCCTTTGATGTGCAGCATGACGTTGATGAGCCGCTAGGCTATCTACTAATCAATAAGCTAGGTGAAACACTACTATTTGCGACAGATACTTACTACATCAAATACAAGTTTAGCGGCATCACACACATGTTAATCGAATGCAACTACAGTGAGTTGATCGTCAAACGTCAGATTGAATTAGCTTCTGATTTAGATGATTCCAAGAACCTAGTTTCAAGATACAAGCGGTTATTAAAGTCACACTTCAGCTTAGAAAACATGATTGACTTCTTACGAGCTAATGATCTCAGCAAGTTGAAAGAAGTGTGGCTCATACACCTAAGTGACAGCAACAGTGATGAAGCGTTGTTCAAACAGGAGATACAGAAACTCACAGGCGTACCGGTGTACGTAGCAGATAAATAA
- a CDS encoding replication-relaxation family protein translates to MTTRDKAIVEDLKRFRCMTREQIEQLHFGSVKNKVNECNRVLLRLKRDGHIEVSKERRMYTYFPAKHIKKDSSKLNHFLAIADFYCDIVKIDKVRVFEVEPKLGDKGYPEPDVMMIWKGTPFFIEIQRSDYSSKQWIAKMNRYEQYYQSNEWHNFEWQPKDKRVQPMLWIVGKGPGALTSTSFRVFYATVDDMVNKVMKR, encoded by the coding sequence ATGACAACGAGAGATAAGGCTATTGTAGAGGATTTAAAACGGTTTAGATGCATGACGCGTGAACAAATAGAACAGCTACATTTCGGATCAGTTAAAAACAAAGTTAACGAGTGTAATCGTGTGCTTCTTCGGCTAAAGAGAGATGGCCATATTGAAGTGAGTAAAGAAAGACGCATGTACACATATTTTCCTGCTAAGCACATCAAGAAGGATTCGAGCAAGCTCAATCACTTCTTAGCTATTGCAGACTTTTACTGTGACATTGTTAAGATTGATAAGGTGAGAGTATTTGAAGTTGAGCCAAAGTTAGGTGACAAAGGTTATCCGGAACCTGATGTAATGATGATATGGAAAGGTACTCCGTTTTTTATTGAGATACAACGGTCTGACTATAGCTCGAAACAGTGGATAGCGAAAATGAACAGATACGAGCAATATTATCAGTCTAATGAGTGGCACAACTTTGAATGGCAACCTAAAGATAAACGAGTTCAACCTATGTTATGGATAGTGGGGAAAGGACCAGGAGCGCTAACTAGTACATCATTCAGAGTGTTTTACGCCACAGTCGATGATATGGTTAATAAAGTTATGAAAAGGTAA
- a CDS encoding FtsK/SpoIIIE domain-containing protein, producing MFSIAVFTVAAKSIVAASGACAIVYKGYQMMPGPAAQLKLMKLFKDGNVYKPIKRIRSNATYEVKQYPEIKRVGVYEDHTQLIFSVPDGMNPQEITSKLWLFKQGFGERIDLTGDSKTFNLEIYKVELKTFDYYLEEIKEAVKGYNLPILAGKTRKGYIVYDMCEHPHLLVAGETGSGKSVQLRSILTTLITCASDKLELYCADLKRTEFHLFRGIAKTVDIEPLHLQTTLLKINKELVRRGNLLDKHELSNINDLPESVRPKYIVLAVDEVALLKKEKVIMGIIEDISAIGRALGVFLILSMQRPDADILDGKLKNNLTVRMAFRHADEINSRITLGTGEATHIKQSQKGRFYLSLEGLRQTQAPYLDLAKAKEILAPYKRLNEPKISNTNKIIEVTDYEVLEEVSSDFIEFGVLDNDNER from the coding sequence ATGTTTAGTATTGCAGTATTTACTGTAGCAGCTAAGAGCATCGTTGCTGCAAGTGGTGCTTGTGCAATTGTCTACAAAGGGTACCAAATGATGCCTGGTCCAGCTGCACAACTGAAGCTTATGAAGTTGTTCAAGGATGGTAATGTCTACAAACCTATTAAGCGCATTAGGAGCAATGCAACATATGAAGTCAAGCAATATCCAGAAATCAAACGTGTAGGAGTGTACGAGGATCACACACAGCTTATATTTAGTGTTCCAGATGGAATGAACCCTCAAGAGATTACTAGCAAGCTGTGGCTCTTTAAACAGGGGTTTGGTGAGAGGATTGACTTAACAGGAGATAGTAAGACATTTAATTTAGAGATATACAAAGTTGAACTGAAGACTTTTGATTATTACTTAGAAGAGATCAAAGAAGCAGTGAAAGGCTATAACCTTCCTATACTTGCAGGAAAGACTCGTAAAGGCTACATCGTGTATGACATGTGTGAGCATCCACATTTGTTAGTAGCGGGAGAGACGGGTAGCGGGAAGTCTGTACAACTACGCTCTATACTCACCACACTAATCACATGTGCTAGTGACAAGCTAGAGTTGTATTGTGCTGATCTCAAACGTACGGAGTTTCATCTTTTCAGAGGGATAGCTAAGACGGTGGATATTGAGCCATTACATCTACAAACAACATTACTGAAGATCAACAAAGAGCTTGTTAGACGTGGCAATCTACTCGACAAGCATGAACTATCAAACATTAACGATCTACCAGAGAGTGTAAGACCGAAATACATTGTGTTAGCAGTTGATGAAGTTGCTCTATTGAAGAAAGAGAAAGTTATCATGGGTATCATTGAGGACATATCCGCGATTGGTCGTGCATTAGGTGTGTTCCTTATACTAAGCATGCAACGTCCTGATGCAGATATCCTTGATGGTAAGCTCAAGAACAACCTAACTGTACGCATGGCATTTAGACACGCTGACGAGATTAACAGCCGTATCACGCTCGGAACTGGTGAAGCAACTCATATTAAACAATCGCAAAAGGGACGCTTTTACTTGTCACTGGAAGGCTTAAGACAGACACAAGCGCCATACTTAGACCTAGCCAAAGCTAAAGAGATACTAGCGCCATATAAGCGACTGAATGAGCCTAAGATATCTAATACTAATAAGATCATCGAAGTTACTGATTACGAGGTGTTGGAAGAGGTTTCTAGCGACTTTATAGAGTTTGGGGTGTTAGATAATGACAACGAGAGATAA
- a CDS encoding replicative DNA helicase yields the protein MDDVMEIQYQNEVYFLGSILQNKDFIHDRIIEPHELTADPRHQSILKYLIYAIDDSKDLEVETIMLLARVATEEDGNLDEIGNISYLTQLQSSVSKTSPLEFTYYQRNIREAYIERESRKTFMQIASNVGYSDNIATHLSLMHEEVERLQGLMITHKDIRLKKVSDIVKTYVNTVYDRTQTEGIVGAPTLSKTIDGMTNGHKKGKFEVVAARPSIGKTAHALNDGVRVAREQDSTSIFFSGEMGEEELLDRMVCIVSNLSSKKLDTGVFDFDDLKKYNFALEELSNLNFYIDDTPGMTIEYIRRTSKKKVKELRSQGIDKIVIYIDYLQLMKSEKKFPNRHEEVTYISNLCKTIARELQVTVVALSQLSRKVEERQDKRPMMSDLRESGAIEQDADIISFLYRDDYYNKQSEKKNIMEIIIGKHRGGPIGTVEMVFWKDVGKLLDIEPKVKEEGSK from the coding sequence GTGGATGATGTTATGGAGATTCAATATCAAAATGAAGTTTATTTTCTAGGGTCTATTTTGCAGAACAAAGATTTTATCCATGACCGAATTATCGAACCGCATGAACTCACTGCTGACCCAAGACATCAATCAATTTTGAAGTATCTCATTTATGCAATAGACGATTCAAAAGATCTAGAAGTTGAAACGATTATGTTACTTGCAAGAGTTGCAACTGAAGAAGATGGGAACTTAGATGAAATCGGTAATATTAGTTATTTGACTCAACTTCAAAGTTCAGTTTCGAAGACCAGCCCATTAGAGTTCACGTACTACCAGCGCAACATTAGAGAAGCATACATTGAACGTGAATCTAGAAAAACATTCATGCAGATCGCATCAAATGTTGGTTATTCGGACAATATAGCGACTCATCTCTCACTTATGCATGAAGAGGTTGAAAGACTTCAAGGTTTGATGATTACACACAAAGATATCAGACTCAAAAAAGTTTCTGACATTGTAAAAACGTATGTAAATACGGTGTATGACAGAACTCAAACAGAGGGGATCGTCGGTGCCCCTACACTTTCTAAAACAATTGATGGAATGACGAACGGCCATAAGAAAGGGAAATTTGAGGTAGTTGCAGCAAGACCATCAATCGGCAAGACAGCACATGCATTGAATGACGGTGTTCGTGTTGCTAGAGAACAGGATTCAACATCCATATTCTTTTCTGGTGAAATGGGAGAGGAAGAATTGCTAGACAGGATGGTATGCATAGTATCCAATCTTAGTTCAAAAAAACTGGACACTGGTGTTTTTGATTTCGATGATTTGAAAAAATATAACTTTGCATTAGAAGAATTGTCGAACCTTAATTTTTACATCGATGACACTCCAGGTATGACTATTGAATACATTCGCAGAACATCTAAGAAGAAAGTTAAAGAATTACGTAGTCAAGGAATAGATAAGATTGTGATCTATATCGATTACCTGCAGCTTATGAAATCAGAAAAGAAGTTTCCCAACCGTCATGAAGAAGTCACTTACATTTCGAACCTTTGTAAGACGATAGCTCGTGAGTTACAAGTCACAGTGGTAGCTTTGTCTCAACTTAGTAGAAAGGTTGAAGAGAGACAGGATAAACGCCCGATGATGAGCGATTTGAGAGAATCAGGAGCTATCGAACAAGATGCAGATATCATTTCGTTTTTATACCGTGATGACTATTATAATAAACAATCCGAGAAGAAAAACATCATGGAAATTATTATAGGTAAACATCGTGGGGGCCCAATAGGCACTGTAGAAATGGTCTTTTGGAAGGATGTTGGTAAGTTGTTAGACATTGAGCCTAAAGTGAAAGAAGAGGGTTCTAAATGA
- a CDS encoding accessory gene regulator B family protein, which translates to MLAERMAFSIKSTVPEHPASEKVLKYALSLIINALMIIGLTLLVSMFTSKTKEVVLILTSFAVLRQLSGGLHLKSGLWCVIATTAGATTLSLITMPNSWTLMITAANVLCMIAWAPTSIEKQSRIPKKYYPLLKFLSCAIVSLNFLIQSDVIALAFLVQAVTLYLERR; encoded by the coding sequence ATGCTAGCAGAAAGAATGGCTTTTAGTATCAAATCAACAGTGCCTGAACATCCTGCATCTGAGAAAGTCTTAAAATATGCGCTGAGTTTAATTATTAATGCACTTATGATAATAGGCCTAACATTACTAGTGTCGATGTTTACAAGTAAAACTAAAGAAGTGGTTCTAATACTTACCAGTTTCGCAGTGCTTAGACAATTATCAGGTGGGTTGCATCTAAAGTCGGGATTATGGTGTGTGATCGCAACAACTGCTGGAGCTACTACGTTATCACTTATAACCATGCCTAATTCATGGACACTTATGATTACTGCAGCAAACGTTTTATGTATGATCGCGTGGGCACCAACTAGTATAGAAAAACAATCGCGTATACCTAAAAAGTATTATCCTTTACTCAAATTTCTATCATGTGCAATTGTTAGTTTGAACTTCCTAATTCAATCTGATGTGATCGCATTAGCATTTTTGGTACAAGCAGTAACGCTATATCTTGAGAGGAGGTGA
- a CDS encoding ORF6C domain-containing protein, whose translation MNQLVFTQNGQPVTDSLKVAETFGKEHARVMRDIRELECSEEFRVGNFAESTYINAQGRDTPKYIITEQGFAFLAMGYTGKEAARFKELYISEFNKMRDSLNRPYANLTPELQAIFLLDQRTQEIINRVEHIENNTTIDYGQQRELNSLAKQRVFKVIGGNKSPAYADGSLRSKVYKGIWKDYQDYFNVNSYCNTLVADYNRAKQYLTIWTPQGKLLRGIEQTNNQMCIED comes from the coding sequence TTGAATCAATTAGTTTTCACTCAGAATGGACAACCAGTAACTGACAGCTTAAAGGTAGCTGAAACTTTTGGAAAAGAACATGCAAGAGTGATGCGAGATATTCGCGAACTCGAATGTAGCGAGGAATTTCGGGTCGGCAATTTCGCCGAGTCAACTTACATCAACGCACAAGGTCGTGATACTCCCAAATACATCATCACCGAACAAGGCTTTGCATTCTTGGCTATGGGTTACACAGGAAAGGAAGCAGCACGATTCAAAGAGTTGTATATCAGTGAGTTCAATAAGATGCGAGACAGCTTGAATAGACCCTATGCAAATCTAACTCCTGAGCTTCAAGCGATATTCTTGCTGGACCAACGAACACAAGAAATTATTAACCGAGTGGAGCACATCGAGAACAACACGACCATAGATTACGGTCAGCAACGTGAATTAAACAGTCTAGCAAAACAACGAGTGTTCAAAGTAATCGGAGGTAATAAATCACCAGCTTACGCAGACGGATCACTAAGAAGCAAAGTATACAAGGGTATATGGAAAGATTACCAGGATTACTTCAACGTAAACTCTTACTGCAATACATTGGTTGCTGATTATAACCGAGCTAAGCAGTACTTAACCATATGGACACCACAAGGAAAACTATTACGTGGAATTGAGCAAACAAACAATCAAATGTGTATCGAGGACTAA
- a CDS encoding helix-turn-helix transcriptional regulator — MALQRGECLLREIRVNAGLTQEELSVKIKNRFDLTITPAMIGHYENDRKPINIVILRAFAQILHKKMDDFYTWDNTR; from the coding sequence ATGGCACTACAGCGAGGGGAGTGCCTACTGCGTGAAATTAGGGTCAATGCGGGATTAACTCAAGAAGAATTGTCAGTCAAAATAAAAAACCGCTTTGATCTGACCATAACCCCTGCTATGATTGGACACTATGAGAATGACAGAAAGCCAATCAATATAGTTATCCTCAGAGCTTTTGCGCAAATATTACATAAAAAAATGGATGACTTTTATACTTGGGATAATACGCGGTAG
- a CDS encoding cyclic lactone autoinducer peptide encodes MLKKATFLTASALSVVATLTVSTASFWFVYQNETPAELLSK; translated from the coding sequence ATGTTGAAAAAAGCAACTTTTCTAACAGCTTCAGCACTTAGTGTTGTTGCGACATTAACAGTGTCTACAGCAAGTTTTTGGTTTGTATATCAAAACGAAACGCCAGCAGAATTGCTGTCGAAGTAG
- a CDS encoding LytTR family transcriptional regulator DNA-binding domain-containing protein produces MNNLTVTKDPDGQSGILSIPLRSVDYLLCESEKKRMLVYVGDVIYYMMGTVKYWETAIANTGDYRFVKVDRNTLVNIVNIQILDTKYRKAYFGSNKKFGCEFAHHKFSEYEQIIKSFNKSVSVI; encoded by the coding sequence TTGAACAATCTAACTGTTACAAAGGATCCGGATGGTCAATCGGGGATATTATCTATACCACTAAGAAGTGTAGATTACCTCTTGTGCGAGTCTGAGAAAAAGCGGATGTTGGTCTATGTTGGTGATGTAATCTACTACATGATGGGTACCGTAAAGTATTGGGAAACCGCTATTGCCAACACAGGTGATTATAGATTTGTTAAAGTGGATCGAAACACACTTGTGAACATCGTCAACATTCAAATACTTGATACGAAATATCGCAAGGCATACTTCGGAAGCAACAAGAAGTTTGGATGTGAATTTGCACATCATAAGTTCAGTGAATATGAGCAGATCATAAAGAGTTTTAATAAATCAGTTAGTGTAATCTAA
- a CDS encoding helix-turn-helix domain-containing protein, with protein sequence MKKDTNHEVNSSPLYVVYTSREAAELWGLSENTVTQWCNRNKFNEEEARKSGKVWLVTYEAMKRVTGKDKIF encoded by the coding sequence ATGAAAAAAGACACGAACCACGAGGTTAATTCATCACCTTTGTACGTAGTGTACACATCGAGAGAAGCAGCTGAACTATGGGGGTTATCAGAGAATACGGTAACTCAATGGTGTAATAGGAATAAATTCAACGAAGAAGAAGCTAGGAAGTCAGGGAAGGTTTGGTTAGTGACATACGAAGCTATGAAGAGAGTAACTGGTAAGGACAAAATATTCTAA
- a CDS encoding helix-turn-helix domain-containing protein: protein MDIGESIKLLRKKHGFTGKQLAELSGVTRATIGHIERGRHKPSIDTVELLLQPFGLRLTIKEK, encoded by the coding sequence ATGGACATTGGCGAATCAATCAAGCTACTACGCAAGAAACATGGCTTTACTGGTAAGCAGTTAGCTGAGCTATCCGGAGTGACTAGAGCCACTATCGGTCATATTGAACGAGGTAGACATAAGCCGAGCATTGATACAGTGGAGCTACTTTTACAGCCTTTTGGATTGAGGTTAACAATCAAAGAAAAATGA
- a CDS encoding helix-turn-helix domain-containing protein produces MDMKISVKAARINKKMKASDAAKILGISDNTYSRKENGRNRFYADELARLSQAFEIPLEIFFETECQVFDTNNNSI; encoded by the coding sequence ATGGATATGAAAATAAGTGTGAAGGCTGCTCGAATCAATAAAAAGATGAAGGCTTCTGATGCAGCAAAAATTTTAGGGATATCAGATAATACATATTCTCGCAAGGAAAACGGTCGTAATAGATTCTATGCTGACGAATTGGCAAGGTTGTCACAAGCGTTTGAGATTCCACTCGAAATTTTTTTTGAAACAGAGTGTCAAGTTTTCGACACGAACAATAACAGTATATAG
- a CDS encoding recombinase RecT, producing the protein MSEQQSQNQIVQAQQNTASQRFVSKVMQEFGAGSEIALTESQQRLARNYFSSISAVLSTAEINRMKKSDQYRDAVPVTWENVDLNKLSLDVVAYARLGLDPLQKNHLFPIPYKNNSTGKYDITFMEGYRGLELKAVKYGLSVPTAVIVELVYETDHFKPIKKDARNSVESYEFEVTNPFSRGNIIGGFYYHEYKDDSSKNKIVMMPIAEILKRKPEKASAEFWGGEKDEYKNGKKTGNKVQVDGWHEQMCYKTVFRAAHGDVTIDPQKIDADYHRIKAMETQAAEFETQQEIAQSANSEAIDVTHYQVVDDEQPTPTTVEEEEF; encoded by the coding sequence ATGAGTGAACAACAATCACAAAATCAAATCGTACAAGCACAGCAAAACACAGCGTCACAACGTTTCGTGAGCAAGGTAATGCAAGAATTTGGAGCAGGTAGCGAGATTGCATTAACTGAGTCACAACAACGCTTAGCACGAAACTACTTTTCATCTATCAGCGCAGTGTTATCAACTGCTGAAATCAACCGCATGAAGAAGTCTGATCAATACCGTGATGCAGTTCCTGTTACGTGGGAAAACGTTGATTTGAACAAACTATCGCTTGATGTTGTGGCGTATGCTCGTCTAGGTCTTGATCCATTGCAAAAGAATCATCTATTTCCAATCCCATATAAAAACAACAGCACAGGCAAGTACGACATCACATTTATGGAGGGGTATCGAGGTCTTGAACTAAAGGCAGTTAAGTACGGCCTGAGCGTTCCTACTGCTGTTATTGTAGAGCTAGTCTATGAAACAGATCATTTCAAACCCATTAAAAAAGATGCTAGAAACAGCGTGGAGAGTTACGAATTCGAAGTAACTAATCCATTCAGTCGTGGCAATATTATCGGAGGTTTTTACTACCACGAATATAAGGATGATTCGTCAAAGAACAAAATAGTTATGATGCCAATAGCTGAAATCTTAAAACGTAAGCCCGAAAAAGCATCCGCAGAGTTTTGGGGCGGCGAGAAAGACGAATATAAAAACGGTAAAAAAACAGGTAACAAAGTACAAGTCGATGGTTGGCACGAGCAGATGTGTTACAAGACAGTGTTCCGTGCAGCGCATGGCGATGTAACGATTGATCCACAAAAGATTGATGCTGATTACCATCGTATCAAGGCTATGGAAACGCAAGCCGCTGAATTTGAAACTCAACAAGAGATAGCACAGAGTGCTAATAGTGAAGCAATTGACGTTACTCATTACCAGGTAGTAGACGATGAACAGCCTACACCAACCACAGTAGAAGAGGAAGAGTTCTAA
- a CDS encoding AAA family ATPase, translating to MAKVIKLIELILTNFKGVQAFTLKADCNDLNIYGDNAAGKTTLFDAFSWVLFGKDSQGNDSPGKWIKTLDANGEVIHKLNHTVEGVLDIDGNKLSLKKVFKEKWTRPRGTTNEVFSGHTTDYFINSVEHKEGEYIKEIASIIDEELFKLITNPSHFNEKLDVKKRREVLFKLFGDVTDDDVIQLKPSLSIVKQILNSNAPSEVQEQLKKDASALDKQIKDIPVQIKEQQDSIFGTAGGVDAATLDKQITQLRADISVKQLELVRVENGGAVADLNKQKLELQNEQLELRNQLKQVTSGDADKLRDRLSKLNNRYTEVQSISDRLNSQVASKTRRIAELEVTLTDLRQKRTNTRELTFQEQHIDTNCPTCNQSLPQDQIEQAHQALLEQFNLNKSKQLEEITTKGVAAKNESEALQAGIAQLQQEISTNEEGLSKLNIEIVRVKAELDQQSNSVVDYEQNEQYQALQQQINAVESDISSSLAESTTALDSIKIALYNMQQQLTKLEQDKASLSVAERARGRIDELKDSEKVLAKQYEDKQYQLSLISDFISTKAELVERRVNEKFPNVRFRLFERQVNGELKDTCETLYGANLVPYNGGLNRAAQMNAGLEVIKVLSEHYEVVAPIFIDNAEAATKIASTQGQQIKLIVSERDKWLWHAGSVIERSPEIEVPNIEVELAEIKPSSEQIEQEELF from the coding sequence GTGGCAAAGGTAATCAAATTAATCGAACTCATACTTACTAATTTCAAAGGCGTACAAGCCTTCACACTTAAAGCTGATTGCAATGACCTCAATATATATGGAGACAACGCAGCAGGGAAAACAACACTATTCGATGCTTTCAGTTGGGTGTTGTTCGGCAAAGACTCACAAGGAAATGATTCACCTGGTAAATGGATCAAGACACTTGATGCTAACGGTGAGGTCATTCACAAATTGAATCACACTGTTGAAGGTGTACTAGATATTGACGGTAATAAACTATCTTTGAAAAAGGTGTTTAAAGAAAAATGGACACGTCCTAGAGGGACTACTAACGAAGTGTTTAGTGGTCACACAACAGACTATTTCATTAATAGCGTCGAACACAAGGAAGGTGAATACATCAAAGAAATAGCATCGATCATTGATGAAGAGTTGTTCAAACTCATAACTAATCCTTCCCACTTTAATGAAAAGTTAGATGTTAAGAAACGAAGAGAAGTACTATTCAAGCTATTCGGTGACGTAACAGACGATGATGTGATTCAACTCAAACCTAGCTTGAGTATTGTGAAACAGATATTGAACAGTAATGCACCAAGCGAGGTACAAGAGCAGTTGAAAAAAGATGCATCGGCACTTGATAAGCAAATTAAGGATATACCGGTACAGATCAAGGAACAACAGGATAGCATTTTTGGTACAGCTGGCGGTGTTGATGCAGCTACGCTGGACAAGCAAATCACGCAACTACGTGCTGATATTAGTGTTAAACAACTGGAATTGGTACGCGTTGAAAATGGTGGTGCCGTAGCTGATCTCAACAAACAAAAGTTAGAACTACAGAACGAACAGTTAGAGTTACGGAATCAGTTGAAGCAAGTAACAAGCGGAGATGCTGACAAACTACGCGATCGACTTAGCAAGTTGAATAATCGCTATACAGAGGTTCAGTCAATTAGTGACCGACTTAACTCACAGGTAGCTAGTAAGACGCGGCGTATTGCAGAACTCGAAGTAACTCTCACTGACTTGCGACAAAAACGAACGAACACAAGAGAGTTGACCTTCCAAGAACAACACATAGACACGAACTGCCCTACTTGCAATCAGTCATTACCACAAGATCAAATCGAACAAGCACATCAAGCGTTGTTAGAGCAGTTCAACTTAAACAAGTCAAAACAACTTGAGGAAATCACAACTAAAGGTGTAGCTGCTAAGAATGAATCAGAAGCCTTGCAAGCAGGGATCGCACAACTTCAACAAGAGATATCTACTAATGAAGAAGGTTTGTCAAAACTCAACATTGAGATTGTACGAGTTAAAGCGGAACTTGATCAACAATCAAACAGCGTTGTTGATTACGAACAGAATGAGCAATACCAGGCATTACAACAACAAATTAATGCTGTTGAATCTGATATATCATCATCTCTTGCTGAAAGCACTACTGCACTCGATAGCATTAAAATAGCACTCTACAACATGCAACAACAACTAACTAAGCTAGAGCAAGATAAGGCATCTTTAAGTGTGGCAGAACGTGCTAGAGGTCGAATTGATGAGCTTAAGGACAGTGAAAAGGTACTAGCTAAGCAATATGAAGATAAGCAATATCAGTTGTCTCTCATTTCAGACTTTATCAGCACTAAAGCAGAATTGGTTGAACGTCGAGTGAATGAAAAGTTCCCTAATGTTCGATTCAGGCTATTCGAACGCCAAGTCAATGGGGAATTAAAAGACACATGTGAAACTCTATACGGAGCTAATCTAGTACCTTACAACGGTGGTCTTAATAGAGCAGCACAAATGAACGCAGGCTTAGAAGTTATCAAAGTATTGTCTGAACATTATGAAGTGGTAGCTCCTATCTTTATCGACAACGCAGAAGCAGCAACTAAGATAGCAAGCACACAAGGACAGCAGATCAAACTAATCGTATCAGAGCGTGATAAATGGTTGTGGCATGCAGGAAGTGTGATCGAGCGATCTCCTGAAATCGAGGTCCCAAATATAGAGGTTGAGTTAGCGGAAATCAAGCCTAGCAGCGAACAAATTGAACAAGAAGAACTATTTTAA